A region of uncultured Desulfobacter sp. DNA encodes the following proteins:
- a CDS encoding pentapeptide repeat-containing protein, producing MDKQELEAWVKGHGELPVIAGQDFSGLDYQGIDLGGGLFEHVKFINTNLKGAVLKECNFISCDFTGACLDDANLAAANFTDLTAKGVSLKGADLSDTNFIEAAMDGADLGSARLSGTNFAQTDLTQASFRQSRSENVNFLKCGLKNADFTDSEHYRPNILESDTTGAVFSQAVFTMGFFLKPDLSHQNLSGTTFTQCQFMEADFSQAELSGMDLTQCGFTGAKLEGADFGGATAKSALFIKSLLKGARFVGARLDQALFNEADLCQADFTNASLVQAQFTKAVCSGTKFTGADLTYADFSHADLSGADLSSTGLFRTNLHEIIENETTWQGSTRELALSTDEKKAAAEKFKP from the coding sequence ATGGATAAGCAAGAACTGGAAGCATGGGTTAAAGGGCACGGCGAATTACCCGTCATTGCAGGGCAGGACTTTTCCGGCCTTGACTATCAGGGTATAGACCTTGGCGGCGGATTGTTTGAACATGTAAAATTCATCAACACCAATCTAAAAGGGGCTGTGCTCAAGGAGTGCAACTTCATATCCTGTGATTTTACAGGAGCCTGCCTGGATGATGCAAACCTTGCGGCGGCAAATTTCACCGATTTAACCGCAAAAGGTGTATCGCTCAAGGGTGCGGATCTTTCCGATACAAATTTTATTGAAGCGGCAATGGATGGTGCAGATTTAGGAAGCGCACGGTTGTCCGGAACAAACTTTGCACAGACGGATCTGACCCAGGCCTCGTTCAGGCAGAGCAGATCGGAGAATGTAAATTTTCTCAAATGCGGACTGAAAAATGCTGATTTCACCGATTCTGAGCACTACCGCCCCAATATTCTGGAATCCGATACCACAGGCGCAGTTTTTTCCCAGGCAGTGTTTACCATGGGATTTTTTCTAAAACCGGATTTGAGCCATCAAAACCTTTCCGGCACAACGTTTACCCAATGCCAGTTCATGGAGGCTGATTTTTCCCAGGCAGAACTTTCAGGCATGGATCTGACCCAGTGCGGATTTACAGGGGCAAAGCTTGAAGGGGCGGACTTTGGTGGGGCAACAGCGAAAAGCGCCCTGTTCATTAAATCCCTCTTAAAGGGGGCAAGGTTTGTGGGCGCCCGGCTTGACCAGGCGCTTTTCAATGAAGCGGATCTGTGCCAGGCAGATTTTACCAATGCCAGCCTGGTGCAGGCCCAGTTTACAAAGGCTGTTTGTTCAGGAACAAAATTTACAGGGGCGGACCTGACCTATGCTGATTTCTCCCACGCTGACTTAAGCGGTGCAGATTTGTCCAGCACCGGACTGTTCAGGACAAATCTGCATGAAATCATTGAAAATGAAACCACATGGCAAGGGTCCACAAGGGAGCTGGCCCTGTCAACCGACGAAAAAAAGGCAGCAGCAGAAAAGTTCAAACCATGA
- a CDS encoding DUF3540 domain-containing protein, with translation MKASVIPMAHCPEQGAMGTAIVKEIAGENIIIAMENGLVSSRKAFSCLVSPVKDDKVLFTRQDSCYILAVLERSAGPDMVLDVPGNLSVRAKQGAITAQAVDKVSLSSLNGVETVAPQFTVIADNTTVASHDMTLKSERIQAVSSEVKLFAKCLNFMADQWFQQSKNETRVVEGVETHTSGSLIQNIKKALSIRSVYSTITAKKDMKIDAERIHMG, from the coding sequence ATGAAAGCAAGTGTAATTCCAATGGCCCACTGCCCGGAACAGGGCGCTATGGGCACGGCAATCGTCAAGGAGATTGCCGGTGAAAACATTATCATTGCAATGGAAAACGGCCTGGTCTCTTCCCGAAAAGCCTTCAGCTGCCTTGTCTCCCCCGTGAAGGATGACAAAGTGCTTTTTACAAGGCAGGATTCCTGTTACATCCTTGCCGTGCTTGAACGGTCTGCCGGACCTGATATGGTGCTTGACGTGCCGGGAAATCTCTCCGTGCGGGCAAAACAGGGCGCCATCACCGCCCAGGCTGTTGACAAGGTGTCACTATCATCACTGAACGGGGTGGAAACTGTTGCGCCGCAATTCACTGTTATTGCCGATAACACCACGGTTGCATCCCATGACATGACACTGAAAAGTGAACGGATTCAAGCCGTCTCAAGTGAGGTGAAACTCTTTGCAAAGTGTTTGAACTTCATGGCGGACCAGTGGTTCCAGCAGTCAAAAAATGAAACACGGGTTGTTGAAGGTGTGGAAACCCATACCAGCGGCAGTTTAATACAGAACATAAAAAAAGCACTGTCCATTCGTTCCGTCTATTCAACAATCACGGCTAAAAAAGATATGAAAATAGATGCGGAACGTATCCACATGGGATAA
- a CDS encoding DUF4150 domain-containing protein, with product MPFVNTQAGGSNFAFPDVCLTPAPPAPPIPLPYPNTSMPNTAIPNQFKIFTMAMPDHNLQTTVPMSNGDNPGVGLNPVSGMVMGPTKHIVGSFKVFKVGMPATKMLSMTGQNGMSPGALGSTLAPSQTKVMILS from the coding sequence ATGCCATTTGTCAACACCCAGGCCGGAGGGTCAAACTTTGCATTCCCCGATGTCTGCCTGACACCCGCCCCGCCCGCCCCACCGATACCCTTACCATACCCAAACACCTCAATGCCCAATACGGCCATTCCCAATCAGTTTAAAATCTTTACCATGGCCATGCCGGACCACAATCTTCAGACAACCGTACCCATGAGCAACGGGGACAACCCGGGTGTGGGGCTGAATCCCGTATCCGGCATGGTCATGGGACCGACAAAACATATAGTGGGCAGTTTCAAGGTTTTTAAGGTTGGCATGCCGGCCACAAAGATGCTCAGCATGACAGGACAGAACGGTATGTCACCGGGTGCCCTAGGCTCAACGCTGGCACCCAGCCAGACAAAGGTGATGATTTTAAGCTGA
- a CDS encoding PAS domain S-box protein, with protein sequence MGSDCNKSKQQEHERWLNAIIDASPVPLVLGEKDGKTLYLNPCFTDTFGYTLDDIPHIDEWWLKAYPDPVYREEAKSLLVERIRQTGQNHAPFIPMELRIHCKNGEFRTVYASMSRLKGNSKQLRLFSLSDVTLIKSITERLQTLLANASDGIHVLDRQGNIVEFSESFSRMLGYTREETAQLNIMDWDALIPGNDFLSYTQKLMDSNGTFDTRYRRKDGELIDVEIHAQWIVFDGQQLLYASSRDITKRKRAEEKLTQAMLEQSAILENANVGITLIKNRIQVKSNRKMAEIFGYELEEMTNASTRKLYISQEEFESLGRQIYPIIFSGGVYTAEREMCRKDGSLIWVRIYGKAINVEAPESGSILVFEDISDAKAKEQALHKAKALAEQASNLKSEFLANMSHEIRTPMNAILGLSQIILDTELNTLQRDYMEKLHKSAESLLGIINDILDYSKIEAGKLNIEATEFRLFELLDATAGLFSYTAAEKGLELIFDIDLELPPLLIGDPLRLRQILNNLLGNAVKFTRQGSVTLGMKRQDRKDGRFHLQACVTDTGIGMTPDQIDRIFTPFEQAESSTTRRFGGTGLGLSISRRLIELMGGEISVQSQPGAGTAFTFSIPLGISDSPTPGYSRAVGLSPVRTLIVEDDTASRNVLAGIFNSWGFDVELASTAEQGLNMALSAMDEGRPFRQIIVDWRLPGMDGIGMTGHLRDAESLNRNNGYRHAVIIMVTAYGRRAALEASHESKIDAILDKPVIASQLYNICLSLQGTGLDSKNGQSWISGLYHARNQLKSIHGARILLVEDNPTNQLIASDILKKMGLCVDIANNGLEGVSMASSTLFDAILMDLQMPELDGVQATGRIRKFKTGKDVPIIAMTAAAMAADKTTCLNAGMDDFVPKPIDINLLAAALLRWIPPRIQETEDRLNPVVNALNISGNGKPFSAKGLNLSDAAGRMGNDWALLRQALRSFVNDFKEFPEQFEACLTHSRQDDALRMVHTIKGSSKLIGADNLSEISATLEHELKRGQCASWQRMRGKLTEVLDAIAAVPETKGDIARPLDISHFSELARRIFSDLSNSRFVPPESVQDICSQMAGAGYDEQSETFKRHIDAFNYPKACDILTDIAAALQFEIKETGA encoded by the coding sequence ATGGGTTCTGACTGTAACAAATCAAAACAACAGGAACATGAGCGCTGGCTCAACGCCATCATTGACGCATCACCCGTGCCACTTGTACTGGGGGAAAAAGACGGCAAGACCCTTTACCTGAATCCCTGCTTTACCGACACCTTCGGTTACACCCTGGATGATATACCCCATATAGACGAGTGGTGGCTGAAAGCATATCCTGATCCGGTTTACAGAGAAGAAGCAAAAAGTCTTTTGGTGGAGCGGATCAGGCAGACCGGTCAGAACCACGCCCCGTTCATCCCCATGGAACTTCGCATCCACTGTAAAAACGGAGAGTTTCGTACAGTCTACGCATCCATGTCCAGACTGAAAGGAAATTCAAAGCAATTGCGTCTGTTTTCCTTGTCTGACGTAACACTGATCAAGAGCATTACTGAAAGGCTACAGACTCTTCTTGCCAATGCCAGCGACGGCATACACGTCCTGGACAGACAGGGAAACATCGTCGAATTCAGTGAATCTTTTTCCCGAATGCTCGGTTACACCCGCGAAGAGACCGCCCAGTTGAACATCATGGACTGGGATGCTCTTATCCCCGGCAATGATTTTCTTTCTTACACTCAAAAGCTCATGGATTCCAACGGGACTTTTGATACCCGTTATCGCCGCAAGGACGGCGAATTGATCGACGTGGAGATCCATGCACAATGGATTGTCTTTGACGGTCAGCAGTTGCTGTATGCCTCCAGCCGCGACATAACGAAACGCAAAAGAGCCGAAGAGAAGCTTACGCAGGCAATGCTCGAACAAAGCGCTATCCTGGAAAATGCAAACGTCGGCATTACCCTGATCAAAAACCGCATCCAGGTGAAGTCCAACAGGAAAATGGCTGAAATATTCGGCTACGAGCTGGAAGAAATGACAAATGCCAGCACCAGAAAACTTTATATCTCCCAGGAGGAGTTCGAAAGCTTAGGTCGACAGATTTATCCCATCATTTTCAGCGGTGGAGTTTATACGGCAGAGCGCGAGATGTGCCGTAAGGACGGCTCACTTATCTGGGTACGGATTTACGGCAAGGCCATTAATGTTGAAGCTCCGGAATCGGGCAGCATACTGGTTTTTGAAGACATTAGTGACGCCAAAGCCAAAGAACAGGCCTTACACAAGGCAAAAGCCCTGGCCGAACAGGCCAGTAATCTGAAATCAGAATTCCTGGCGAACATGAGCCATGAGATCCGAACACCCATGAATGCGATTCTGGGCCTGTCACAAATCATTCTGGACACGGAACTTAACACCCTGCAGCGTGATTACATGGAAAAATTGCACAAATCTGCAGAATCGCTGCTGGGCATCATCAACGACATCCTTGATTATTCCAAAATCGAGGCCGGCAAATTGAATATTGAAGCCACCGAATTCAGGCTTTTTGAACTTTTGGATGCCACGGCCGGGCTTTTCTCCTATACGGCAGCGGAAAAAGGTCTGGAGTTGATTTTTGACATTGACCTTGAACTGCCGCCCCTGCTGATTGGAGATCCCCTTCGTCTGCGTCAGATCCTCAATAATCTGCTGGGCAATGCCGTTAAATTTACCCGGCAGGGAAGCGTGACCCTGGGCATGAAAAGGCAGGACCGGAAGGACGGGCGGTTTCACCTTCAGGCCTGTGTCACCGATACAGGAATCGGCATGACACCGGATCAGATCGACAGGATTTTTACCCCCTTTGAACAGGCGGAATCATCCACCACACGTCGTTTTGGCGGCACCGGACTTGGATTAAGCATCAGCCGGCGCCTCATTGAATTAATGGGTGGAGAAATCAGCGTCCAAAGCCAACCCGGGGCCGGAACGGCCTTCACGTTTTCAATTCCACTGGGCATCTCCGATTCCCCAACGCCCGGATACTCCCGGGCTGTGGGTTTGAGCCCCGTACGGACGCTGATTGTTGAAGATGACACGGCCTCTCGAAATGTACTGGCAGGAATTTTTAACTCCTGGGGTTTTGACGTGGAGCTGGCATCCACTGCAGAACAGGGTTTGAACATGGCTTTGTCCGCCATGGACGAAGGACGCCCCTTCAGGCAAATCATCGTTGACTGGAGGCTGCCGGGCATGGACGGCATTGGAATGACAGGCCATCTGCGGGACGCTGAATCTTTGAATAGAAATAATGGCTACAGGCATGCCGTTATAATCATGGTGACGGCTTACGGTCGCAGAGCCGCCCTGGAGGCGAGTCATGAGAGCAAAATTGACGCAATTTTGGACAAACCCGTTATCGCTTCTCAACTTTACAATATCTGTCTCAGCCTGCAGGGGACCGGTCTGGATTCGAAAAATGGTCAGTCATGGATCAGCGGTCTGTACCACGCCCGCAATCAACTTAAATCCATTCACGGAGCGCGGATTCTGCTGGTGGAGGATAACCCGACCAACCAATTGATTGCCAGCGACATACTAAAAAAAATGGGGCTCTGCGTTGATATAGCCAACAACGGACTGGAGGGTGTGTCCATGGCGTCCTCAACTTTATTTGATGCAATTTTAATGGACCTGCAGATGCCTGAACTGGATGGTGTTCAAGCCACAGGTCGCATCAGAAAATTTAAAACCGGTAAAGACGTTCCCATCATAGCCATGACTGCGGCAGCCATGGCTGCTGATAAAACGACCTGCTTGAACGCAGGCATGGATGATTTCGTGCCCAAACCCATAGATATCAATTTGCTCGCAGCGGCCCTGTTGCGCTGGATTCCCCCCCGCATTCAAGAAACCGAAGACCGTCTTAATCCCGTGGTGAATGCCTTGAATATTTCCGGAAATGGTAAGCCGTTTTCGGCTAAAGGGCTGAATTTGTCCGACGCTGCCGGACGCATGGGCAATGACTGGGCGTTACTGCGTCAGGCACTGCGTTCCTTTGTTAATGATTTCAAAGAATTTCCGGAACAGTTTGAAGCCTGTTTAACGCACAGTCGCCAGGATGACGCCCTGCGGATGGTGCATACCATAAAGGGGTCGTCCAAACTCATCGGGGCTGATAACCTTTCAGAGATCAGTGCAACTCTCGAACACGAACTAAAAAGAGGACAATGCGCATCGTGGCAAAGGATGCGGGGCAAACTTACCGAGGTCCTGGATGCCATTGCAGCGGTCCCTGAAACCAAAGGTGATATTGCTCGCCCTCTGGATATTTCCCACTTCAGTGAACTGGCCCGGCGTATTTTCAGTGATCTGAGCAATTCCCGCTTCGTGCCGCCGGAATCAGTCCAAGACATTTGTTCACAGATGGCCGGAGCCGGATACGATGAGCAGAGTGAAACATTTAAACGTCATATTGATGCATTCAATTATCCAAAAGCGTGTGATATTCTAACCGATATCGCTGCTGCACTTCAATTTGAGATAAAGGAGACAGGCGCATGA
- a CDS encoding diguanylate cyclase, which produces MITPGDMTSAKDTILIVDDTPTNIQVLAQALMKKYEVKVAINGPAALKIVMGNEKPDLILLDIMMPDMDGYEVCRRIKQDAGTRNIPIFFITARDEVSDQKKGFDLGAADYIVKPFELALVMARINVHLRLKRKTERLEKLASVDGLTDIPNRRTLESTLARECRRSMRNSKPLSVLMIDVDHFKAYNDNYGHGAGDECLCALAKVLEASLRRPTDFAGRYGGEEFAIILPDCDTDGAMKVAEKIRTRIASLAIPHAFSGTAAHVTVSIGGKSMLFNAETSGDELLQKADQALYLAKEQGRDRVIILDSADSVYSI; this is translated from the coding sequence ATGATCACACCAGGCGACATGACAAGCGCCAAAGATACGATTCTTATTGTTGATGACACACCGACCAATATCCAGGTATTGGCCCAGGCATTGATGAAAAAATATGAGGTCAAGGTGGCCATAAACGGTCCTGCAGCCTTGAAGATCGTTATGGGCAATGAAAAGCCGGATCTGATTCTCCTGGATATCATGATGCCGGATATGGATGGATATGAGGTCTGCCGGCGCATCAAACAGGATGCGGGAACCCGGAATATTCCCATTTTTTTTATCACTGCCAGAGACGAAGTCTCCGACCAGAAAAAAGGCTTTGACCTGGGAGCTGCCGATTACATTGTAAAACCCTTTGAGCTTGCGCTTGTCATGGCCAGGATCAATGTCCACCTCAGGCTGAAACGAAAAACAGAGCGACTGGAAAAGCTGGCATCTGTAGACGGCCTGACAGATATTCCCAATCGGCGGACCCTGGAGAGCACTCTGGCGCGGGAATGCCGACGATCCATGCGGAACAGTAAACCACTTTCCGTACTCATGATTGATGTGGATCATTTCAAAGCCTATAACGACAATTACGGCCACGGGGCGGGCGACGAATGCCTGTGTGCTCTGGCAAAAGTACTTGAAGCCTCTTTGCGGCGGCCCACTGATTTTGCAGGCAGATATGGCGGAGAGGAGTTTGCCATTATCCTTCCTGACTGTGATACAGACGGTGCCATGAAGGTGGCAGAAAAGATCCGTACCCGGATTGCCTCCCTGGCGATTCCCCACGCTTTTTCCGGGACAGCGGCGCATGTAACCGTGAGTATCGGTGGCAAGTCAATGCTTTTCAATGCTGAAACCTCCGGTGATGAGCTGCTTCAAAAGGCAGACCAGGCTCTTTATCTTGCCAAGGAACAGGGCCGTGACAGGGTTATTATTTTAGACTCAGCAGATTCAGTCTATAGTATTTGA